Genomic segment of Amphibacillus xylanus NBRC 15112:
TCAGCTGCTAAATATATCTTTTTGGCTTTTTTTGCGGCTGCTCTCAATTCCTTTAAAACAGGACCTTTTCCACGGATAGTTATATAATTCGGTTGATAATTATTTTCAAAGTCAATACCCATTTTACTTTTTGGCAAGTCACGCACATGCCCCATCGAAGCTTTTACAGTATATTTCTTACCGAGATAGCGTTCAATAGTTTTAGCTTTTGCAGGTGACTCCACGATTACTAAATAATCTGACATGTATTTCCCTCCTACGGGATGAACTATTATTCATATCATATTAATTAAATAAAAATGATTAAATAAACTTTCACTATTATTAAATACTTTCTACCAATTTGTCAACTATTCAAAAAATATTCATACTAAACTTTACCAAAAATGGGCTGTTTTTATTCATAAATGGAGCCAATTTTGCTTTAATTCATCCCATTCTTGTAATATATCATAGGTACTTTGGACTAATTTTGCACCATTTTGAATCAAATAATGACATCCTTTAGCTTGTTCTAGACTGATGGCATTTGGTACAGCGAGTACCTCTCTGCCTTGTTCTAAGGCTTGATCTGCTGTTATTAATGAACCACTGCGTTCTTGCGCTTCGATAACTAATGTCGCAAATGCTAAACCACTTATAATGCGATTTCGTTCGGGAAAATGGTAACGTTCAGGTCTTGTATGAGGAGGATATTCAGATATGACTAGATGTTTTTTAGATAATCGTTGAAAAAGATCGAGATGTTCTGAGGGGTAAGGATGATTCAGACCTCCTGCAATGACTGCGATTGTCTTTCCACCATAATAATCAGCAATTCGATGGGCATAACCATCAATTCCAGCTGCCATGCCACTAACGAATAACCAATCTTTATTAACTAATGGAGCTAATAGGTCGTACATATTTTTCTTGGCAAATTTCGAAGGTCTCCTCGTACCTACAACGGCAAGAGCGGGCAAATGGTTGATGTAATCAGACCGACCTAATCCGTATAAAATGATAGGTGGGTCAGGTATATTTTTTAATAATCTTGGATAATCTTCGTCAAAAATCGTCCAAATTTTATAATGGTGTAGTTTCTTTAAATTATTGTGATTTGGCTCAAATTCACTGAGATATTGATGGAGTTGTTTTGCGGTTTTAAGTGGACAGTGGCATTGATCAACTAAATCGTTGATTGAATACTGATAAATTGTTGATAAGGTCACATCTTTCTTAATCATTCTGTACATAAGTGATCGGGTTATTTGTGGGAATTGAGCTAAGTATATCAGACGTAAACGAGGTAAATTCAAGCGATCCACTCCTTTTTACTAAAAATAAATATACCTGCCCTTGTTAGAATTGGGCAGATATGTTTATATTCGACAATAATTCGCGTAAATCCTTTATTTATCGTCATTTATTTTTTGCTTGATCAATTCTATATATATAGGCAAAGACCTCTGCTACTGCTTGGTAAAGCTCTTCAGGGATACGATCATAGAGATTTAAATTTGCCAGTAACTCAATTAAACTCTTATCTTCTTGGATTGGGATATTCGCATCTTTTGCCCGCTTCAATATTTCATCTGCTATATATCCTTGACCCTTAGCTGTAACGATAGGTGCATTTGTCTTTTCTTTATCGTATTGTAGTGCGACTGCTTTTTTTAATCTTTCTCCTTGATTCATATTCTCACATCCCATCGACTAGATGTTGAATTTGCTTTATTTAATTCTGGTTTAATACTAAAATCAGTTTGACGATCAGGAAGAGGTTTATAGCTTACTGATGATAAATGATAATTATATTTCTTTAATCCTTCTTTCAAAAGATCTTTATATATATTTAATTGCTCAGTGATATTCTGATCATTATAAACGGTTAAATGAACAACTCGATTTTGTACGTTCATATCAATCATCGTTGTTTTTAATTGATTTAATTCTAAATAAAAAGCAATGCGACAATAATCAGTATCAATTTTTTCATTTTGATCTTTCTTACTATAAAACTCGAGCTTAATATCTTGGTCTTCTCCGATCAAACCGGGGATTGTAGTAGATAGATAAATAAAACTTGGATCCTCATGAATTAGTGATAGTTGTTGACCTGTTAAATGATGCAATAATTGTTCAATCTCACGACCAAAGGCTGGCTGTTGGGCTAATGATTCTAATAACACTTGTTTTAACGAACTTGATTGATCTAGCGTATTTTTGTCCTGTTGATAAATTTGAGCTTCAAAATCTAATCCTGCATTTAATAGATAATTTTTAACCTGGATTAAGAACTGATCTTTAATTGGGAACAAATTTGGCTCACTTCGATTCATTTGAGTGAGCAGATTGAAAATTTGCCGACTATTTTCTTGAGGTATTTGTTGTTCAATTAGATCTGTCAAAGGCTGAATAAATTCCAGTAAATTTGCTTGACTTGGGTCATTCATAAAACGAGTTAATCCGTCTTGCGCTTGAGTAGGAAGCTGCTGAATTACTTTGTCTAAAATGGTCGTGTCCTCTAAAATAACTTGTAATTGACTTAGGGTTCGAGAAGTTACCGCTTGACCTTGAGTATTAATTTGACTTAATACTTTTTCAAATTGAAACAACTGCTTATCGGATAATGCTAACTGTCTTTCTAGTCGATTTGCTATTGCTTTTTCATCTACTTGAGAGTTTATTTCTAGTTCTTTAGGATCTTGATTGGCTTTTACTTCATTTTGACTTGAGCTCTCATGATCGATTTGACGGCTTACTAGCTTATGTTGTAGCAATTCGGTCAATTTATCGAATTGCTCTTGATTTAGTGGTTGCATTGGCTCTTGTACTGTCTCAGTATCAATAAATTGTGATAATGATTTCAATAATTGATCAGTCGTCTCATTTGTGACTGGTTCCTTTAATACAGCCTGATATAATTGATTAATTTGCTCAGTAATTGTTCGATTTGATTGAACAGTTTTATATGATTGAAGTGTTGTTTCTGAGATCGGTAACTGTTTTTTTAATAAATGGATGATTATCTCTTTTGTTTCTTGGCTTTGATCATTCTTTAGTAACTCTAATGCTTGCTTTAAATCAGCTTGTCGTACTGGAATGTCATTTGAGAAAATTTCATGCAAAAATTGCTTATTCACTTTAGTTGGGGCGATATTTAAATTGGCTAAAACCATTTGGATTTGTTCAGCTAATGAAATAGTTGTTGACGATTGTGATACGACACTTAATTGAGGCATTTCACCTATTGAGGTGACTTCAAATAAGTAAGCTTCATTAATATTAATTGGAACCTCTAATTTGGCAGTAACTTGATGATTGCCAAATTGGATCAGGGCTACGTTATTCGGTAAGATTTCTTTTACCCTACCAAGCATGACCTGACCTTGCTTCAATACTAATGTCTGCGATTGTTGATCGTTTAGTAATGACCGAATTTGAGGTGACAAATTAGACAATAATGGTTCCATCGTCATTTTCTCCTTTTAAGTAATTCTTGATCGGTGCAAATGTCTTTCTATGATATGGTGTAATACCATGTTCCTCAAGCCCTAATAAATGAGCAGTAGTACCGTAACCTTGATTTTGATCAAATTGATAATATGGATAGCGCTCATGAATTGTAGCCATAATTCGATCACGATGTACTTTCGCAATCACACTAGCTGCTGCAATAGAGATACTTTTTTGATCTCCTTTAATGATAACATCGCTTGAATAAGGCAGGTTATCTAATGGTACTGCATCAATTAATAAATGATCTGGTTCAATCCCCAATTGCTGAACGGCTTTTTCCATCGCTAATATTGAAGCTTGATAAATATTAATGTCATCGATGACTTCATGACTAACTTCCCCAATTCCAACTGCAATTGCCTGTTCCTTAATGATTTCAGCGTATTGTTCTCTTTGAGCAACTGATAGTTTCTTAGAATCTGTTAAACCAATTAAATTAAAATCAACAGGTAAAATAACCGCTGCCGCAACTACTGGACCTGCTAAAGGACCCCGACCTACTTCATCAATGCCGGCAATTAACGTTTTTCCTTGCTGATAGTAATTTCTTTCGTATGATTTCATTTCATAAAGCTGATCTAGTAAAAGTTGTTTTTTTGCTAGACGATTATAATAAACTTTTAAGGCTTGTTGAACACCTTTTCTAGTATCTAATTTCAATGATTCTAAAATATCGTCAGCGACTGTATCTTGTTTTAAGATTTGTTTTATTTCAGCAATTGATTGATTTTTCATTATAAAAAGCTCCTTATCTACTCTTATCAATAATATCGTCATTAATTATATCGATTTTAATCATAAAAAAAGCGCAAACTCTATAGTTGCGCTTCTTTCAAGGTTAAGGGTTAGGTTTTTCTAATGTAATAGGTCCTAATTTACCTGTTCTAAAGTCACGAATCACTAATTCAGCAGTTTTTTCAAGATCCACTGACCCACCTTGAGCCAATGCACCTCTTTGTCTACCGATTTGTTCAATTATCTCAATATAATCAGCCTCTGGATCAAGCAGCTGATATCTTTCTAATAATAATTGCGGATATTCTTCTTGAATAAATTTCAGCGTAAAACGAGCAATATCTTCTATTGACAAGATTTGATCCTTAATCGTTCCAATCGCAGCTAATTGATAGCCAACATTTTGGTCCTCAAATTTAGGCCACAGAATTCCCGGAGTATCTAATAATTCAAAATCTTTTTTTACCTTGATCCACTGTTGTGCAGTTGTAATCCCTGGTCTGTCTCCTGTTTTGGCTATTTTTTTATTGGCTAGGCGGTTGATTAAGGTTGATTTACCTACGTTTGGAATACCAATAATCATCGCTCGGCCCGCTCTTGGACGAACACCTTTTTTCTTTAGTCGTTCCATTTTTTCAGCAGTCATCTTTTTTGCTGTCTCGATTACCTTTTGAATATCTTGACGATTTTGTACGTCAACAGCTACTGCTTCAATCTCATCTTCTCTTAATTTTTCTAACCATATATTTGTTAATTCTGGATCTGCTAAGTCTTTCTTCATTAATACTTGCATTTTAGGTTTTTGTTGTAAAATTTCTTGTAGCATCGGGTTTTGTGATGCTAGTGGCGCACGTGCATCAACGAGCTCTATTACAAAATCAACAAGCTTTAGTTTCT
This window contains:
- the dprA gene encoding DNA-processing protein DprA codes for the protein MDRLNLPRLRLIYLAQFPQITRSLMYRMIKKDVTLSTIYQYSINDLVDQCHCPLKTAKQLHQYLSEFEPNHNNLKKLHHYKIWTIFDEDYPRLLKNIPDPPIILYGLGRSDYINHLPALAVVGTRRPSKFAKKNMYDLLAPLVNKDWLFVSGMAAGIDGYAHRIADYYGGKTIAVIAGGLNHPYPSEHLDLFQRLSKKHLVISEYPPHTRPERYHFPERNRIISGLAFATLVIEAQERSGSLITADQALEQGREVLAVPNAISLEQAKGCHYLIQNGAKLVQSTYDILQEWDELKQNWLHL
- a CDS encoding EscU/YscU/HrcU family type III secretion system export apparatus switch protein, whose product is MNQGERLKKAVALQYDKEKTNAPIVTAKGQGYIADEILKRAKDANIPIQEDKSLIELLANLNLYDRIPEELYQAVAEVFAYIYRIDQAKNK
- a CDS encoding ribonuclease HII gives rise to the protein MKNQSIAEIKQILKQDTVADDILESLKLDTRKGVQQALKVYYNRLAKKQLLLDQLYEMKSYERNYYQQGKTLIAGIDEVGRGPLAGPVVAAAVILPVDFNLIGLTDSKKLSVAQREQYAEIIKEQAIAVGIGEVSHEVIDDINIYQASILAMEKAVQQLGIEPDHLLIDAVPLDNLPYSSDVIIKGDQKSISIAAASVIAKVHRDRIMATIHERYPYYQFDQNQGYGTTAHLLGLEEHGITPYHRKTFAPIKNYLKGENDDGTIIV
- the ylqF gene encoding ribosome biogenesis GTPase YlqF, translating into MKTIQWFPGHMAKARREVQEKLKLVDFVIELVDARAPLASQNPMLQEILQQKPKMQVLMKKDLADPELTNIWLEKLREDEIEAVAVDVQNRQDIQKVIETAKKMTAEKMERLKKKGVRPRAGRAMIIGIPNVGKSTLINRLANKKIAKTGDRPGITTAQQWIKVKKDFELLDTPGILWPKFEDQNVGYQLAAIGTIKDQILSIEDIARFTLKFIQEEYPQLLLERYQLLDPEADYIEIIEQIGRQRGALAQGGSVDLEKTAELVIRDFRTGKLGPITLEKPNP